One window of Magallana gigas chromosome 2, xbMagGiga1.1, whole genome shotgun sequence genomic DNA carries:
- the LOC105327191 gene encoding QRFP-like peptide receptor: MESLQNISDNATGDVMSQFSFGYLSEDANFTGADTFNYYDFDLEKFAETMREELKGYKEPRTIALMFLYSIVFIVGLFGNIFVIVTVFHYKHMRTLTNVFLVNLAISDLLVVLFCIPITLGTYVYKDYVYGIGMCKLTSFLQGSAISVSSLSLLTISINRFIAIHRPLRAKIIFSKRRVYFVIVAIWCISFAVFVPLLVVNNIKNIGIPPFFSKRICNEHWDIPNGKELYNILVFISIFLIPLIAMVFAYTKISLVLWRNNDKPITQTRRVILQRRRTVKLLICVVVIFSVCWLPYNFTNIWLEFNITTASVVVSEQIYPLFQLLGISNSAINPICYCMMSSGFQKAFIRLCCRRRLNTKPDVILMVKFKDGSSESQEMTELTTRLSRHTAH, translated from the coding sequence ATGGAGTCCCTGCAAAACATAAGTGACAACGCGACGGGAGACGTTATGTCCCAGTTTTCTTTTGGATACCTATCCGAGGATGCCAACTTCACCGGGGCTGACACTTTCAACTACTATGATTTCGACTTGGAGAAATTTGCTGAAACTATGCGAGAAGAGCTCAAAGGATACAAGGAGCCGCGAACCATCGCTCTGATGTTTCTCTACTCCATCGTTTTCATCGTCGGACTTTTCGGAAACATATTTGTCATCGTCACAGTTTTTCATTACAAACACATGCGAACTTTGACCAATGTGTTTTTAGTGAATCTGGCCATCAGTGACCTATTGGTCGTGCTTTTCTGCATTCCAATCACGCTGGGAACGTACGTTTACAAGGATTACGTCTACGGCATCGGGATGTGTAAACTGACGTCGTTTCTCCAAGGAAGCGCGATTTCTGTGAGTTCTCTCAGCCTTCTCACGATCAGCATCAACCGGTTCATTGCCATACACAGACCTTTACGCGCAAAAATCATATTCTCAAAACGGCGCGTTTACTTTGTAATTGTGGCCATTTGGTGCATATCTTTCGCCGTCTTTGTGCCTTTATTGGTTGTGAACAATATTAAAAACATCGGAATTCCGCCATTCTTCAGCAAGCGGATTTGTAACGAGCATTGGGACATACCGAACGGGAAAGAGTTGTACAACATCCTGGTATTTATCTCAATTTTCTTGATACCACTGATCGCTATGGTGTTTGCGTACACTAAGATAAGTTTGGTACTGTGGAGGAACAACGACAAACCCATCACCCAGACTCGGAGGGTGATTCTACAGAGGCGGCGGACGGTCAAACTGTTGATCTGTGTTGTCGTCATATTCAGCGTGTGCTGGCTACCCTACAACTTCACCAACATTTGGTTAGAATTTAACATCACGACCGCCAGCGTTGTCGTTTCCGAACAGATATACCCTCTGTTTCAGTTGCTTGGAATTTCTAACTCCGCGATAAACCCGATCTGCTATTGCATGATGAGTAGTGGGTTTCAGAAAGCGTTCATAAGGTTATGTTGTAGACGGAGATTGAACACGAAGCCCGATGTTATTCTGATGGTGAAATTCAAGGACGGGAGTTCCGAAAGTCAAGAAATGACGGAACTGACGACTAGATTATCAAGACACACTGCTCactga